The Lutra lutra chromosome 10, mLutLut1.2, whole genome shotgun sequence genome contains a region encoding:
- the LOC125079839 gene encoding olfactory receptor 5D13-like — MLLAEGNQSTGATFTLLGFSEYPHLQIPLFLVFLTIYTVTVVGNLGMIMTIRVSPQLHTPMYFFLSHLSLVDFCYSTTVTPKLLEILVVEDRTISFIGCVMQFFLACVCAVAETFMLAVMAYDRFVAICDPLLYTVVMSPKLCISLVAGPYIWGLVSSLTLTYFLLTLSFCGSNIINNFVCEHSVIVSVSCSDPYINEILCFVIAIFNEVSSLVIILTTYIFIFVTVIKMSSAGGRQKAFSTCASHLTAITIFHGTILFLYCVPNSQNSWLIVKVGSLFYTVVIPMLNPLIYSLRNKDVKESVRKLMNHSIRFCRSFLFQKEI, encoded by the coding sequence ATGTTGTTAGCAGAAGGAAATCAGAGTACTGGAGCCACGTTCACCCTGTTGGGCTTCTCAGAATACCCACACCTCCAGATTCCTTTGTTCCTGGTTTTCCTGACCATCTACACAGTGACTGTGGTGGGGAACCTGGGCATGATCATGACCATTAGGGTCAGTCCCCAACTCCACACgcccatgtactttttcctcagCCACTTGTCCTTAGTGGATTTCTGTTATTCCACCACAGTCACACCCAAACTGTTGGAGATCTTGGTGGTGGAAGACAGAACCATCTCCTTCATAGGCTGTGTCATGCAGTTCTTCTTGGCTTGTGTATGTGCAGTGGCAGAAACGTTCATGTTGGCCGTAATGGCCTATGACCGATTTGTGGCCATTTGTGACCCTCTTCTCTACACGGTTGTTATGTCCCCAAAGCTGTGTATATCCTTAGTGGCAGGGCCATACATATGGGGTCTAGTTTCTTCCCTGACCCTCACCTACTTTCTCCTGACATTATCCTTCTGTGGGTCTAACATCATAAATAACTTTGTTTGTGAGCATTCTGTCAttgtctctgtctcctgctctgacCCCTATATCAACGAAATACTTTGTTTCGTCATCGCCATATTCAATGAGGTGAGCAGCCTAGTCATCATCCTCAcaacttatattttcatttttgtcacgGTCATAAAAATGTCTTCTGCCGGTGGGCGCCAAAAAGCCTTCTCCACTTGCGCCTCCCACCTGACTGCCATCACCATCTTCCATGGGACTATCCTGTTCCTTTATTGTGTACCCAATTCCCAAAACTCGTGGCTCATAGTAAAAGTAGGTTCTTTGTTTTATACAGTGGTGATTCCCATGCTGAACCCTCTGATCTATAGCCTCCGAAACAAAGATGTGAAGGAGAGTGTAAGGAAGTTAATGAATCACTCAATACGATTTTGTCGGAGTTTCTTATTTCAAAAagagatttga
- the LOC125079840 gene encoding LOW QUALITY PROTEIN: olfactory receptor 5D14-like (The sequence of the model RefSeq protein was modified relative to this genomic sequence to represent the inferred CDS: deleted 2 bases in 2 codons), whose amino-acid sequence MRLQAQSFEGESNTTGVWTVETTSSCTLPPSPPFEGTVVMAVRNLSVETTFALLGFTDYPELQIPLFLVFLIMYIITVVGNLGMIVIIKINPKFHTPMYFFLSHLSLVYFCYSSIVTPKLLENLAMADKSIYYFSCMLQYFLSCIAVVTESFLLAVMAYDCFVAICNPLLYTVVMSQWLCALLVSGSYLWGIFGPLVLLCYALQLNFSGHNIINHFFCEYTALLAASSSDIFIPHLLLFGFATFNEVSTLLIILTSYIFIFVTVLNIRSVSGRHKAFSTCASHLTAITIFHRTILSFYCVTNSKNSRHTVKVASVFYTVVNPMLNPLIYSLRNKDVKDALRKLIDTKVPFH is encoded by the exons ATGAGGCTACAAGCTCAAAGCTTTGAAGGAGAAAGCAATACAACAGGAGTATGGACTGTAG AAACAACCTCTTCCTGTACCCTGCCCCCCTCACCGCCTTTCGAGGGCACTGTGGTGATGGCGGTAAGAAATCTGAGTGTGGAAACAACCTTTGCCCTCCTGGGTTTCACTGATTACCCAGAACTTCAGATACCTCTTTTCCTCGTGTTTTTGATCATGTACATTATCACTGTGGTAGGAAATCTTGGGATGATAGTAATCATCAAGATTAACCCCAAATTCCACacacccatgtat tttttcctcagccACCTTTCTTTGGTCTATTTTTGTTACTCTTCCATCGTGACTCCCAAGCTGCTTGAGAACCTGGCCATGGCGGATAAAAGCATCTACTACTTTAGCTGCATGTTGCAATACTTCCTGTCCTGCATCGCTGTGGTGACCGAATCCTTCCTGCTGGCAGTGATGGCCTATGACTGCTTCGTGGCTATCTGTAACCCTCTGCTGTATACA GTGGTCATGTCCCAGTGGCTCTGTGCCCTACTGGTGTCTGGCTCATATCTCTGGGGTATATTTGGTCCCCTGGTACTCCTCTGCTATGCTCTCCAGCTAAACTTTTCTGGACATAACATAATCAACCATTTTTTCTGTGAATATACTGCTCTCCTCGCTGCCTCGAGCTCCGACATATTCATTCCCCATTTGCTGCTTTTTGGCTTTGCCACTTTCAATGAGGTGAGTACACTACTGATCATCCTCacttcatacatttttatttttgtgactgtACTTAATATCCGCTCTGTCAGCGGGCGTCACAAAGCCTTCTCCACCTGTGCCTCCCACCTGACCGCCATCACCATCTTCCACAGGACCATCCTTTCCTTCTACTGTGTGACTAACTCCAAGAACTCCAGGCACACTGTCAAAGTGGCCTCTGTATTTTACACAGTGGTCAACCCTATGCTGAATCCTCTGATCTACAGCCTGAGGAATAAAGATGTGAAGGATGCCCTCCGGAAATTAATAGACACAAAAGTCCCATTCCACTGA
- the LOC125078900 gene encoding olfactory receptor 5D18 — protein MLLSERNKSGATFTLLGFSDYPELQVPLFLIFLTIYSVTVVGNIGMIVIIKINPKLHTPMYFFPSHLSFVDFCYSSIIAPKALENLTVEDRTISFPGCVVQFFFFCTFVVTESFLLAVMAYDRFVAICNPLLYTVAMTGKICAMLVVGSYTWGVACSLILTCSAIKLSFQGFNTINHFFCEFSALLSVSYSDTYINQLLLFIFATFNEVSTLLIILLSYVFIIVTILKMRSASGRRKAFSTCASHLTAITIFHGTILFLYCVPNSKNSRHTVKVASLFYTVVIPMLNPPIYSLRNKDVKGTVGKLMGTKVFSS, from the coding sequence ATGTTACtgtcagagagaaataaaagtggGGCTACATTCACCCTCCTGGGCTTCTCAGATTATCCAGAGCTGCAAGTCCCCctcttcttgatttttctgaCTATCTATAGTGTCACTGTTGTAGGGAATATTGGGATGATAGTCATAATCAAGATTAACCCCAAactccacacccccatgtacttcttccccAGCCACCTCTCATTTGTGGATTTCTGCTACTCCTCCATCATTGCTCCCAAGGCCCTGGAAAACCTGACTGTAGAAGACAGAACCATTTCATTTCCAGGATGTGTAgtacaattctttttcttttgtacctTTGTGGTAACTGAATCCTTTTTATTAGCTGTGATGGCCTATGATCGCTTTGTGGCCATTTGCAACCCTCTGCTCTACACAGTTGCCATGACTGGGAAAATCTGTGCCATGCTGGTGGTCGGATCATATACATGGGGAGTAGCATGTTCCTTGATACTCACATGCTCTGCTATCAAATTATCTTTTCAGGGTTTCAACACAATCAATCACTTCTTCTGTGAGTTCTCTGCATTGCTCTCCGTGTCTTACTCTGATACTTATATCAACCAGTTGctgcttttcatttttgccaCCTTCAATGAGGTCAGCACACTGCTCATCATTCTCTTGTCTTATGTATTTATCATTGTCACCATCCTCAAGATGCGTTCGGCCAGTGGTCGCCGCAAAGCCTTCTCCACCTGTGCCTCCCACCTGACCGCCATCACCATCTTCCACGGGACCATCCTCTTCCTCTACTGTGTGCCTAACTCCAAGAACTCCAGACACACAGTCAAAGTGGCATCCTTGTTTTATACCGTGGTGATCCCCATGTTGAATCCCCCGATCTACAGTCTGAGAAATAAGGATGTCAAGGGTACAGTTGGCAAGTTAATGGGCACTAAAGTCTTTTCTTCTTGA